One window of the Arvicanthis niloticus isolate mArvNil1 unplaced genomic scaffold, mArvNil1.pat.X pat_scaffold_533_arrow_ctg1, whole genome shotgun sequence genome contains the following:
- the LOC117702176 gene encoding extracellular calcium-sensing receptor-like gives MASYSCCLALLALAWHSSAYGPDQRAQKKGDIILGGLFPIHFGVAAKDQDLKSRPESVECIRYNFRGFRWLQAMIFAIEEINSSPALLPNMTLGYRIFDTCNTVSKALEATLSFVAQNKIDSLNLDEFCNCSEHIPSTIAVVGATGSGVSTAVANLLGLFYIPQVSYASSSRLLSNKNQFKSFLRTIPNDEHQATAMADIIEYFRWNWVGTIAADDDYGRPGIEKFREEAEERDICIDFSELISQYSGEKEIQQVVEVIQNSTAKVIVVFSSGPDLEPLIKEIVRRNITGRIWLASEAWASSSLIAMPEYFHVVGGTIGFGLKAGQIPGFREFLQKVHPRKSVHNGFAKEFWEETFNCHLQEGAKGPLPVDTFGRSHEEGGNRLFNSSTAFRPLCTGDENINSVETPYMDYEHLRISYNVYLAVYSIAHALQDIYTCLPGRGLFTNGSCADIKKVEAWQVLKHLRHLNFTNNMGEQVTFDECGDLVGNYSIINWRLSPEDGSIVFKEVGYYNVYAKKGERLFINEEKILWSGFSREVLAKHPMSALQTDASACDKCPDDFWSNENHTSCIAKEIEFLAWTEPFGIALTLFAVLGIFLTAFVLGVFIKFRNTPIVKATNRELSYLLLFSLLCCFSSSLFFIGEPQDWTCRLRQPAFGISFVLCISCILVKTNRVLLVFEAKIPTSFHRKWWGLNLQFLLVFLCTFMQIVICIIWLYTAPPSSYRNHELEDEIIFITCHEGSLMALGSLIGYTCLLAAICFFFAFKSRKLPENFNEAKFITFSMLIFFIVWISFIPAYASTYGKFVSAVEVIAILAASFGLLACIFFNKVYIILFKPSRNTIEEVRSSTAAHAFKVAARATLRRPNISRKRSSSLGGSTGSIPSSSISSKSNSEDRFPQPERQKQQQPLALTQQEQQQPLTLQPQPQQQPQQPRCKQKVIFGSGTVTFSLSFDEPQKNAMDHRNSMRQNSLEAQKSNDTLNRHQALLPLQCAEADSEMTIQETGLQGPMVGDHQPEMESPDEMSPALVMSTSRSFVISSGGSSVTENILHS, from the exons GCCATAGAGGAGATAAACAGTAGCCCCGCCCTTCTTCCCAACATGACGCTGGGATATAGGATATTCGACACCTGTAACACCGTCTCCAAGGCGCTGGAGGCCACCTTGAGTTTTGTTGCCCAGAACAAAATCGATTCTTTGAACCTGGACGAGTTCTGCAACTGCTCTGAGCATATCCCTTCGACCATTGCAGTGGTGGGGGCAACCGGCTCCGGGGTCTCCACAGCGGTAGCCAACCTGCTGGGACTCTTCTATATCCCCCAG GTGAGCTACGCCTCCTCTAGCAGGCTCCTCAGCAATAAGAACCAGTTCAAGTCCTTCCTCCGCACCATTCCCAATGATGAACACCAGGCCACCGCGATGGCTGACATTATCGAGTATTTCCGTTGGAACTGGGTGGGCACAATTGCAGCTGATGATGACTATGGCAGGCCTGGCATTGAGAAGTTCCGAGAGGAAGCCGAGGAGAGGGACATCTGCATTGACTTCAGCGAGCTCATCTCCCAGTACTCTGGTGAGAAAGAGATCCAGCAGGTGGTGGAAGTGATCCAGAACTCTACAGCAAAGGTTATTGTCGTTTTCTCCAGCGGCCCAGACCTAGAACCCCTCATTAAGGAGATTGTGAGGCGTAACATCACAGGCAGGATCTGGCTGGCCAGCGAGGCCTGGGCCAGTTCCTCCCTGATTGCTATGCCTGAGTACTTCCATGTTGTTGGAGGCACCATTGGGTTCGGTCTGAAGGCTGGGCAGATTCCAGGCTTCCGAGAATTCCTACAGAAAGTCCATCCCAGGAAGTCTGTCCACAATGGTTTTGCCAAAGAGTTTTGGGAAGAAACATTTAATTGCCACCTGCAAGAAGGCGCAAAAGGGCCTTTACCTGTGGACACCTTCGGGAGAAGTCACGAGGAAGGTGGCAACAGGTTATTCAATAGCTCCACCGCCTTCCGACCCCTCTGCACAGGGGATGAGAACATCAATAGTGTCGAGACCCCTTACATGGACTATGAACATTTACGGATATCCTACAACGTGTACTTAGCCGTCTACTCCATTGCGCATGCCCTGCAAGATATATACACCTGCTTACCCGGAAGAGGGCTTTTCACCAACGGGTCCTGTGCAGACATCAAGAAGGTTGAGGCCTGGCAG GTCCTGAAGCACCTACGGCACCTGAACTTCACCAACAACATGGGGGAGCAGGTGACCTTCGATGAGTGCGGTGACCTGGTGGGGAACTATTCCATCATCAACTGGCGCCTCTCCCCAGAGGACGGCTCCATTGTGTTCAAGGAAGTTGGGTACTACAACGTGTATGCCAAGAAGGGAGAAAGACTCTTCATCAATGAGGAGAAGATCTTGTGGAGTGGGTTCTCCAGAGAGGTACTAGCAAAACACCCCATGTCAGCACTACAGACAG ATGCGAGTGCCTGTGATAAGTGCCCGGATGACTTCTGGTCCAATGAGAACCACACATCCTGCATTGCCAAGGAGATTGAGTTTCTGGCGTGGACCGAGCCCTTTGGAATCGCTCTCACTCTCTTTGCAGTGCTGGGCATTTTCCTAACCGCCTTTGTGCTGGGCGTCTTCATCAAGTTCCGAAACACGCCCATCGTCAAGGCTACCAACCGAGAGCTGTCCTACCTCCTGCTCTTCTCACTACTCTGCTGCTTCTCCAGCTCCCTGTTCTTCATTGGGGAGCCCCAGGACTGGACGTGCCGCCTGCGACAGCCCGCCTTCGGCATCAGCTTCGTGCTCTGTATCTCGTGCATCTTGGTGAAGACCAATCGTGTCCTCCTGGTATTTGAGGCCAAGATACCCACCAGCTTCCACCGGAAGTGGTGGGGACTCAACCTGCAGTTCCTGCTCGTTTTCCTGTGCACCTTCATGCAGATTGTAATCTGCATCATCTGGCTCTACACGGCACCCCCCTCCAGCTACCGCAACCATGAGCTGGAAGACGAAATCATCTTCATCACGTGTCATGAGGGCTCACTCATGGCGCTCGGCTCCCTGATTGGCTATACCTGCCTGCTGGCTGCCATCTGCTTCTTCTTTGCTTTCAAGTCCCGGAAGCTGCCAGAGAACTTCAACGAAGCCAAGTTCATTACCTTCAGCATGCTCATCTTCTTCATCGTCTGGATCTCCTTCATTCCCGCCTACGCCAGCACCTACGGCAAGTTTGTCTCTGCAGTGGAGGTGATCGCCATCCTGGCAGCCAGCTTTGGCTTGCTAGCCTGCATCTTCTTCAACAAGGTCTACATCATCCTCTTCAAGCCTTCCCGGAACACCATCGAGGAGGTGCGCTCCAGCACCGCGGCGCATGCTTTCAAAGTGGCAGCCCGCGCCACTCTACGCCGCCCCAACATCTCCCGGAAGCGGTCCAGCAGCCTCGGAGGCTCCACTGGCTccattccctcctcctccatcagcaGCAAAAGCAATAGCGAAGACCGGTTCCCGCagccagagaggcagaagcaacaGCAACCGCTGGCCCTGACCcagcaagaacagcagcagccccTGACTCTCCAGCCACAAccacagcagcagccacagcagccgAGATgcaaacagaaggtcatcttCGGCAGTGGCACAGTCACCTTCTCTCTGAGCTTTGACGAGCCTCAGAAGAATGCCATGGACCACAGGAACTCCATGCGTCAGAACTCCCTGGAGGCCCAGAAGAGCAATGACACCTTGAATCGACACCAGGCCCTGCTTCCCCTACAGTGTGCAGAGGCGGACTCAGAAATGACCATTCAGGAAACAGGCTTGCAAGGGCCCATGGTGGGGGACCACCAGCCAGAAATGGAAAGCCCAGATGAGATGTCCCCAGCGCTGGTCATGTCCACCTCTCGGAGCTTCGTCATTAGCAGTGGAGGTAGCTCTGTGACAGAAAACATACTGCACTCCTAA